From a single Drosophila sulfurigaster albostrigata strain 15112-1811.04 chromosome 3, ASM2355843v2, whole genome shotgun sequence genomic region:
- the LOC133839801 gene encoding uncharacterized protein LOC133839801: protein MQIATKMNKLYLHGFIIGVVLIIACCNVPVAKASSFVMQSGECKYNPKFFDNFTIAITNNTLNLDMITKRRLTRGFKVQFDFALSLGKSKNYQSVFTHTMDTCEAVAAVKSNIFKAWFQSMQEHGNFMYNCPVEEGRYFVHNWQIESQLVPQFLHRGNYRVTGHFFFGNLKPRVSNLFWT from the exons atgcaaattgcaacgaaaatgaacaaattatATCTGCACGGATTTATAATCGGAgttgttttaataattgcgTGTTGCAATGTGCCGGTTGCCAAAGCA TCCAGCTTCGTTATGCAATCTGGGGAGTGTAAGTATAACCCCAAGTTCTTCGATAACTTTACTATCGCCATTACCAACAACACCCTCAATCTGGATATGATCACCAAAAGGCGTCTAACTCGCGGCTTTAAggttcaatttgattttgccCTGAGCCTTGGCAAAAGCAAGAACTATCAGAGCGTTTTCACTCATACTATGGACACTTGcgaagctgttgctgcagtaAAAAGTAATATCTTTAAGGCTTGGTTTCAATCAATGCAGGAGCACGGTAACTTTATGTACAACTGTCCAGTGGAAGAGGGTCGTTATTTTGTTCATAACTGGCAAATAGAATCCCAACTTGTTCCACAGTTTTTGCATAGAGGAAATTATCGTGTAACAGGACACTTCTTTTTTGGAAACTTAAAACCAAGAGTGAGCAATTTGTTTTGGACTTaa